The genomic DNA GGATTTCCGCGGCCGATTCGGGAAGGTCGCGGACGTGGCCCATCGACGCCGCCACCACGTACCCCGAGGGGAGGAAGTTGCGGATCGTCTTCGCCTTGGTCGGCGACTCGACCACCACCAGCCGTTTGTCTTTCTTGACCGCCATGATCTAACGAGAAGGAGGTCCGCCCGCCTCGAGGGAGCGGATGTGCCGTTCGATGTCGTCCACGATGGAGCCGACGCCGCGCGCGTCGGTGTCGAGATGCAGGTCTGCCCGGGCGTAGAGCGCTTCCCGCGCCGACAGGAGCCGCCGTATGGCCGCCAGCGGGTCCGCCTCGGCGAGCAAGGGGCGTTCCCCCGGTGCCTCGGCCGCGCGCCGCACCGCCTCTTCGGGAGAGACGCGCAGCCAGACGGAAAGCGTCCCGGGGCCCAGCGCGTCCAGCAGCGCGGGCTGGGTGATCCACCCGCCGCCGGGGGAGAGGACGATGGACTCGCGCCCGGCGATCCGCCCCGTGGCCTCGGCCTCCATCCGCCGGAACGCCGCCTCGCCCTCCGCCGCGAAGATGTCGGGAATGCGCCGGCCGTCGAAGGCCTCGATCTCGCGGTCCAGGTCCACG from Longimicrobium sp. includes the following:
- a CDS encoding shikimate kinase, with the translated sequence MADGPVRRIVLVGMMASGKSAVGEELARRLGWTHVDLDREIEAFDGRRIPDIFAAEGEAAFRRMEAEATGRIAGRESIVLSPGGGWITQPALLDALGPGTLSVWLRVSPEEAVRRAAEAPGERPLLAEADPLAAIRRLLSAREALYARADLHLDTDARGVGSIVDDIERHIRSLEAGGPPSR